One genomic window of Roseateles sp. DAIF2 includes the following:
- a CDS encoding IS5 family transposase (programmed frameshift) → MSRPSRYELTDHQWERLEGLLPGKPSDPGRSGVDNRAFVNGVLWVLRSGARWSDLPERYGKYKTVHKRFTRWAAAGVWERVFAVLVKDRGNQDLLIDSTIVRAHQQAATGKEGPRNPALGRSRGGLSTKIHMVSDGHGRPLRLILTPGQVNDITQAPALLKDFKPTHVLADKGYDSRALVAQIEAFGAQAVIPPRSCQQPRPFDAKLYRARNAIERCFGRLKQFRRIATRYDRKAANFMAFLCLASSRAWLPP, encoded by the exons ATGTCACGCCCCAGCCGCTACGAACTGACAGATCACCAGTGGGAACGTCTTGAGGGTTTGCTGCCAGGCAAACCCTCAGACCCAGGACGAAGCGGTGTGGACAACCGTGCCTTCGTCAACGGCGTGCTTTGGGTGCTGCGCTCAGGTGCCCGCTGGAGCGATCTGCCGGAGCGCTACGGTAAGTACAAGACGGTGCACAAGCGCTTCACGCGCTGGGCGGCCGCCGGGGTCTGGGAGCGGGTGTTTGCCGTGCTGGTCAAGGACAGGGGCAACCAAGACCTGCTGATCGACAGCACCATTGTTCGTGCGCACCAGCAGGCTGCGACCGGCAAAGAGGGGCCAAGAA ATCCGGCTCTGGGGCGTTCCCGAGGCGGGCTGAGCACGAAGATCCACATGGTCAGCGATGGTCATGGCAGGCCTTTGAGGCTGATTCTCACGCCGGGACAAGTCAACGACATCACCCAGGCCCCGGCGTTGCTCAAGGACTTCAAGCCAACGCACGTGCTGGCGGACAAGGGCTATGACAGCCGAGCCTTGGTGGCTCAGATCGAAGCGTTTGGCGCGCAAGCGGTGATTCCGCCGCGCAGTTGCCAGCAACCCCGTCCCTTCGATGCCAAGCTATACCGGGCTCGCAATGCCATCGAGCGATGCTTCGGCCGACTCAAGCAGTTCCGTCGCATCGCGACCCGTTATGACCGCAAGGCCGCCAACTTCATGGCCTTCCTCTGCTTGGCCTCAAGCCGAGCTTGGCTTCCGCCTTGA
- a CDS encoding glyoxalase superfamily protein yields the protein MSDDGQGFGPATPILRIFDEAKARSFYLDFLGFEIDWEHRFADGMPLYLQVSRGGCQLHLSEHYGDCSPGARVRIPCAVLDAYQQRLIDQRNPNMRPGIQTQPWGREMEVTDPFGNRLTFFEDAPEE from the coding sequence ATGAGCGACGACGGCCAGGGCTTCGGCCCCGCCACCCCGATCCTGCGCATCTTCGACGAGGCCAAGGCCCGGTCCTTCTACCTGGACTTCCTCGGCTTCGAGATCGACTGGGAACACCGCTTCGCGGACGGCATGCCGCTGTACCTGCAGGTCTCCAGGGGCGGCTGCCAGCTGCATCTGTCCGAGCATTACGGCGACTGCAGCCCCGGCGCGCGGGTGCGCATCCCCTGTGCGGTGCTGGACGCCTACCAGCAGCGGCTGATCGACCAGCGCAACCCGAACATGCGCCCCGGCATCCAGACCCAGCCCTGGGGCCGCGAGATGGAGGTCACCGACCCCTTCGGCAACCGCCTGACCTTCTTCGAGGACGCGCCCGAGGAGTGA